A DNA window from Octopus sinensis unplaced genomic scaffold, ASM634580v1 Contig13757, whole genome shotgun sequence contains the following coding sequences:
- the LOC115229868 gene encoding ELAV-like protein 2, with protein MYGLPLTQVTNCRLMMDQSCGTSLCYGFISYGTQEQSQKAIDTLDGHVVDQKAIHVSFSRCQTGKTELRNLYVQNLPPSFMENNLKMLFETFGPVQSLKLLVDAHGMSKCSGMVMFYHPVCAESAIAVLNCKQVLPGTDKHIIVRYARQSSVKVTTGFLPYSHYDYFRYSPVARNVPPVQHHCVYVSNLIPGSTNLHLYQLFSRFGAIASVNSLPGNTTWASSIGFVNFVKYEEACAAVAALNMSKMGASEGKTLNVSFKSDFRRNK; from the coding sequence ATGTACGGCCTCCCCCTCACTCAGGTCACCAACTGTCGACTGATGATGGACCAGTCGTGTGGCACCTCCCTCTGCTACGGATTCATTTCCTACGGCACACAGGAACAGTCCCAGAAGGCCATCGACACACTCGACGGGCATGTCGTCGACCAAAAGGCCATCCACGTCAGCTTCTCTCGCTGTCAGACGGGCAAGACTGAACTGCGGAATTTGTACGTGCAGAACCTGCCGCCCTCGTTCATGGAAAACAATTTGAAGATGCTTTTCGAGACATTCGGGCCTGTGCAGTCCCTCAAACTGTTGGTGGACGCCCACGGCATGTCCAAGTGCAGTGGAATGGTCATGTTCTACCACCCTGTGTGTGCAGAGTCGGCCATTGCCGTGCTCAACTGCAAACAAGTACTCCCAGGCACTGACAAACACATAATTGTGCGATATGCCCGACAGTCCTCCGTCAAAGTGACCACTGGCTTCCTCCCCTACTCCCACTATGACTACTTTCGGTATAGTCCTGTTGCCCGGAATGTGCCCCCTGTGCAACACCACTGTGTCTATGTGTCCAACCTAATCCCAGGATCTACTAATCTCCACTTGTACCAACTCTTTTCTCGGTTCGGGGCCATTGCCTCGGTCAATTCCCTCCCAGGCAACACCACCTGGGCGAGTAGTATTGGTTTTGTCAACTTTGTGAAATACGAGGAGGCCTGTGCTGCCGTGGCCGCCCTGAACATGTCCAAGATGGGTGCCTCAGAGGGTAAGACATTGAATGTGTCCTTCAAAAGTGATTTCCGTCGTAATAAATAG